The following coding sequences are from one Pararge aegeria chromosome 13, ilParAegt1.1, whole genome shotgun sequence window:
- the LOC120628954 gene encoding 4-hydroxyphenylpyruvate dioxygenase-like, with protein sequence MTSYTDKGQRPEAGRFLAFDHLTFWVSNAKQAASYYITRFGFQPLAYQGLETGSRKIASHAVRMNKIIFVFQAQYEPEETDFVNEVAYHGDFVKDVAFQVENLDYILEYAKKQGAVVIKDLWEESDEFGVVRMATLKTYGDNTHTLIDRSNYNGAFLPGWQLLGADPIHKFLPKVEINFIDHVVGNQPDNGMETAASWYERCLQFHRFWSVDDKQVCTEYSALRSIVMANWEETVKVPINEPAEGKKKSQIQEYVEYHGGAGVQHIAINTEDIITAIENLRARGVEFLTIPSKYYKIIREKLQLSKVRVAESIDTLERLNILIDYDEDGYLLQIFTKNTQDRPTLFLEVIQRRNHNGFGAGNFKTLFESIELEQDRRGNL encoded by the exons ATG ACTTCCTACACGGATAAGGGTCAGAGACCCGAAGCAGGGCGGTTCCTAGCGTTTGATCACCTGACTTTCTGGGTTTCCAACGCAAAACAA GCAGCCAGCTACTACATAACGCGGTTTGGTTTCCAACCGTTGGCATACCAAGGCTTGGAAACTGGATCCAGAAAAATTGCGTCGCATGCTGTTAGAATGAACAAG ATAATCTTCGTGTTCCAAGCTCAGTATGAACCGGAGGAGACAGATTTCGTGAACGAAGTAGCATACCATGGGGATTTCGTCAAGGATGTCGCTTTCCAAGTCGAAAACCTAGATTATATTCTTGAATACGCGAAGAAACAAGGTGCTGTAGTTATCAAGGATCTGTGGGAAGAGAGTGACGAGTTTGGTGTTGTTAGGATGGCTACATTAAAAACG TACGGTGACAATACTCACACCCTAATAGACCGATCTAATTACAATGGAGCCTTCCTGCCAGGATGGCAGCTCTTGGGCGCCGATCCCATACACAAATTCCT GCCAAAAGTGGAGATCAATTTCATCGACCACGTCGTTGGTAACCAACCGGATAACGGCATGGAGACAGCGGCTTCTTGGTATGAACGATGCTTACAATTCCACAG ATTCTGGTCAGTAGACGACAAACAAGTCTGCACTGAGTACTCCGCACTGCGCTCCATAGTGATGGCGAACTGGGAGGAAACTGTCAAGGTGCCCATCAACGAACCGGCGGAGGGCAAAAAGAAGAGTCAGATACAGGAATATGTGGAGTACCATGGCGGGGCGGGGGTCCAGCACATAGCTATCAACACTGAGGATATAATAACAGCA ATTGAGAATCTCCGCGCCCGAGGTGTAGAATTCCTGACAATACCGTCGAAATATTACAAGATCATCAGAGAGAAATTGCAACTCAGCAAAGTGCGTGTCGCTGAGAGCATAGACACGCTAGAGCGGCTCAATATCCTCATAGACTACGACGAAGATGGCTACCTATTGCAGATATTCACCAAGAACACTCAAGACAGACCTACACTGTTCTTGGAGGTTATACAGAGACGAAATCACAAT GGTTTCGGAGCTGGAAACTTCAAGACTCTTTTCGAATCGATCGAATTGGAGCAAGACAGGCGCGGAAACTTATAA
- the LOC120628953 gene encoding translocation protein SEC62: MADKRKAKKRKEEFGEPPESEKPTSEEYAVAKWLKANVPTKKTKFLNHHVEYFTGTKAVDALLTSKWATGKNPIFTTRHDVTDYLHKMLLHKLFHRAKKVPVTEQELKGKSKKKDAEKSGKSGDDEGKTSACESKDTKDGKDKEKEKEKEKKKRKIRLEMHMEQLFLDSLDAYVWIYDPMPWYYWLCGALVVFGTIGVCMFPLWPATVRKGVYYLSVAAAAFLVLIIVLAVLRVVVFCIVWVLTLSRHHLWLFPNLTEDVGFFASFLPLYKYEYRGPGSESDKASKSKKKRKKEKHSDDEDEKTPLVQTEPAQDTTVETKVPQDDTVDTKDDTPELVPSTDKLSESESENSQRSSTDRDFEIVEPGDVEDPDSKEGSDTKEDLDPKGSNTT; the protein is encoded by the exons GAATTCGGAGAACCTCCCGAATCCGAGAAGCCGACGAGTGAAGAGTATGCGGTCGCGAAATGGCTGAAAGCCAACGTACCAACCAAGAAGACGAAATTTCTTAACCACCACGTAGAATATTTCACAG gTACAAAAGCGGTGGACGCTCTCCTCACATCGAAATGGGCGACGGGAAAGAACCCAATATTTACGACGCGGCATGACGTCACTGACTACCTGCATAAAATGCTGTTGCACAAACTATTCCATAGGGCTAAGAAG GTTCCAGTAACCGAACAGGAGTTAAAGGGGAAGTCAAAGAAGAAGGATGCGGAGAAATCAGGCAAGAGTGGAGACGACGAGGGGAAAACTAGCGCTTGTGAAAGCAAG GACACAAAAGATGGCAAAGATAAAGAAAAGGAGAAGGAGAAAGAGAAGAAGAAACGCAAGATCCGACTAGAGATGCACATGGAACAACTTTTCTTGGACAGTCTTGATGCATATGTGTGGATCTATGACCCAATGCCTTGGTACTATTGGCTGTGCGGTGCGTTGGTGGTATTTGGCACTATTGGCGTGTGTATGTTCCCACTTTGGCCGGCTACTGTGAG AAAAGGCGTTTATTATCTAAGTGTGGCTGCGGCGGCATTCCTCGTGTTGATCATAGTGTTGGCGGTGCTTAGAGTGGTGGTGTTTTGCATTGTCTGGGTTCTTACTCTGTCCAGACATCACCTGTGGCTGTTCCCCAATCTGACAGAGGATGTCGGGTTCTTTGCGTCCTTCTTGCCCTTGTATAAG TACGAATACCGCGGCCCGGGCTCTGAAAGCGACAAAGCTTCGAAAAGTAAGAAGAAACGCAAGAAAGAAAAACATTCTGATGACGAGGATGAAAAGACACCTCTTGTGCAAACGGAGCCGGCGCAAGACACTACTGTGGAAACGAAAGTTCCGCAGGACGATACCGTCGATACTAA GGATGACACGCCAGAGCTTGTCCCAAGTACGGATAAGCTGTCAGAATCGGAATCAGAAAACAGTCAACGGTCATCCACAGACCGTGACTTTGAGATTGTTGAGCCAGGCGACGTTGAGGATCCCGACTCTAAAGAAGGATCCGACACCAAGGAAGACCTTGACCCTAAAGGTAGCAATACAACTTAG
- the LOC120628815 gene encoding 4-hydroxyphenylpyruvate dioxygenase-like — MPKSVGDHEKGKVLNFDHLTFWVANAKTASSYFVTRFGFEPLAVRQSTEERPVLSYAVKLNQITIIFESPVTEGEISKDLTAHGDFVKDVAFEVSDLDAIVRRAESEGAEIVKDVTEEADKNGVVRYAVLRTYGDNTHTLVDRSQYTGILFPGYEEVEDDPLNKLLPATNLSFVDHVEGNMADGTLEDSVSWYERNLNMHRFWCVDYSHDLVPYSCINSASVINQTETVLLSLNEAAKGIRPTSKASEFVKALGTSGVEHVALYTDDIVSTMRSLKARGADVITWPPTYYDLIKEKLNDSSVNVAETIEELKEQDILIDFDERGYMLQAFTKHLQVRPTLFIEIIQRRNHRGFGAMNYKWVFEAIEHLDKTKKDNN, encoded by the exons ATGCCAAAATCAGTCGGTGACCACGAAAAAGGCAAAGTTCTCAACTTCGACCATCTTACCTTTTGGGTGGCCAATGCTAAAACG gcCTCCAGCTATTTCGTAACGCGCTTTGGGTTCGAACCTTTAGCAGTGAGACAGTCAACTGAGGAGAGGCCGGTTCTTTCATACGCTGTTAAACTCAACCAA ATAACAATAATATTCGAATCGCCAGTCACAGAAGGAGAAATATCAAAGGATCTAACAGCCCATGGAGACTTTGTTAAGGATGTCGCTTTTGAGGTGTCCGATTTGGATGCGATCGTGCGCAGAGCGGAGAGTGAGGGTGCGGAGATAGTGAAAGACGTAACAGAAGAGGCTGATAAGAATGGAGTTGTTAGATACGCAGTTTTGAGAACG tacggtgacaatacacacacactgGTTGATCGATCGCAGTATACTGGAATACTGTTCCCGGGATACGAAGAAGTTGAAGATGATCCGTTAAACAAGTTATT ACCAGCGACAAACCTGAGTTTCGTAGACCATGTCGAAGGTAACATGGCAGATGGGACCCTCGAAGACTCCGTGTCTTGGTACGAGAGAAATCTCAACATGCATAG ATTTTGGTGCGTGGATTACAGTCACGATTTGGTCCCATACTCTTGCATTAACTCCGCTTCTGTTATCAACCAGACGGAGACAGTTCTT CTATCCTTGAATGAAGCGGCAAAGGGCATTCGACCAACAAGCAAGGCTTCAGAGTTTGTCAAAGCTTTGGGAACGTCTGGAGTCGAACATGTAGCACTGTACACAGACGACATTGTATCTACT ATGCGAAGCCTCAAAGCCCGTGGTGCTGACGTCATAACATGGCCACCGACCTACTACGACCTGATAAAAGAGAAACTAAATGACAGTTCTGTCAATGTGGCAGAAACTATCGAGGAGCTGAAAGAGCAAGATATCTTGATCGACTTCGATGAGAGGGGTTACATGCTTCAGGCGTTTACCAAGCACCTGCAAGTTCGCCCGACTTTGTTCATTGAGATCATACAGAGGAGGAATCACAGG GGTTTCGGCGCTATGAACTACAAATGGGTGTTTGAAGCGATAGAGCATCTTGACAAGACAAAGAAggataataattga